Below is a genomic region from Lysobacter terrestris.
CGAACGCGATGGCCGGCGCCAGGTCGGCTTCCTGCAGGACGCGGAACACGCCGACGCTGGAGCCTTCGCTGGACGGCTTCACGAACACCGGGAAGCCGAGTGCCTTCGCCGCCGCGGCCAGATCATCGCCCTTGGCGATGCGGGCGAAGCGCGGCGTCGGCAGGCCCGCGGCGATCCACACCTGCTTGGTGCGGATCTTGTCCATGGTCAGCGCGGACCCGAGCACGCCCGGGCCGGTGTAGGGCACGCCCAGCGCTTCCAGCAGGCCCTGCAGCACGCCGTCTTCGCCACCGCCTTTGTTGCCGTGGAGGATGTTGAAGACGCGGTCAACGCCGCCGTGGCGGATCGCCTCGATCAGGGCCGGGATGCCGTCGACCGCGTCGGCATCGACGCCGCGGGCGCGCAGCGCCTCCAGCACGTTGCGGCCGGAATCGAGCGACACCTCGCGCTCGGCGCTGGTTCCACCCATCAGCACGGCGACGCGGCCGAAGACGGCCGGATCGGTCACGCGCGGGGCGGCAAACTGGATGCTCACTTGGTTTCTCCAAATCCGTTCGCCGCGATCTGCTGCGCGGCATGGCCGATGTCGCCCGCGCCCATCATCAGCAGCAGGTCGCCATCGTTGAGGACGTCCGGCAGCACGGTGGCGAGGTCGCCCGCGCCGCTGACCACGATCGGATCGATGCGGCCGCGCGTGCGGATCGCGCGCGCCAACGACTTCGCGTCGGCGCCGGCGATCGGCGCTTCGCCGGCCGGGTACACCTCGGTGAGCACCAGCGTGTCGACGGTGGACAGCACCGCGGCGAATTCATCGAACAGGTCGCGGGTGCGGCTGTAGCGGTGCGGCTGGAACGCGACGACCAGGCGGCGATCCGGCCAGCCGCCACGCGCCGCCGCGAACACGGCTTCGAGTTCCTTGGGATGGTGGCCGTAGTCGTCGACCAGCTGCACCGTCGCGCCCTTGGCGGTGGTCGGCTGCGCGAGCAGGTTGAAGCGGCGGCCGATGCCGGCGAACTTCTGCAGCGCGCGCGCGATCGCATCGGCGTCGACGCCGAGCTGCCAGCCCACGGCCGCGGCGGCCAGCGAGTTCTGCACGTTGTGGCGACCGGGCAGCGCCAGCTCGACCGGCGTGCGCGAGCCGTCGGGCAGGCACAGGGTGTAGCGCATCGCCGGGCCGTGCTGCACTACGTCTTCGGCGCGCACGTCGGCGTGCTCGGCGAAGCCGTAGGTCATCACGTGGCGCGTGGTGTTGGCGGCGAGCGCGGCGACCTCGGGATCGTCGATGCACAGCACGGCCAGGCCGTAGAACGGCAAGTGGTGCAGGAATTCGTCGAACGCCTGCTTCACCTTGGCGAAATCGCCGCCGTAGTTCTCCAGGTGGTCGGCATCGATGTTGGTGACGATGGCGATCTGCGGGTGCAGGCGCAGAAAGCTGCCGTCGCTTTCGTCGGCCTCGGCCACCAGCCACTCGCCGGTGCCCAGGCGCGCGTTGGCACCGGCGGCGAGCAGCTTGCCGCCGATCACGAAGGTGGGATCGATGCCGCCCTCGCCCAGCACGCTCGACAGCAGCGAGGTGGTCGTGGTCTTGCCGTGCGTGCCGGCGATGGCGATGCCGCGCTTGAGGCGCATCAGCTCAGCCAGCATTTCCGCGCGCGGCACGATCGGGATGCGCTGCGAGCGCGCTTCCATCAGTTCCGGGTTGTCGCGCTTGATCGCCGAGGACACCACGATGCAGTCGACGCCGAGCACGTTCGCCGCGGCGTGGCCGCGCATCACGTTGATGCCCAGCGACGCCAGCCGCCGCGTGACCGCGTTGTCGGCCATGTCGGAGCCCGACACCTGGTAGCCCAGCGTGCACAGCACCTCGGCAATGCCGCTCATGCCCACGCCGCCGATGCCGACGAAGTGCACGCGCGCGCCGACGCCGCCGCTGGCGATGAGGTCGCCGGCGTGCTGCATGTGGTGGCGGGTCTGCGGGCTCATGGATGTTCCTTGTTCGATAGTTCGAGCACGATGCTGGCGACGCGCTCGGCGGCATCCGGCTTGGCCAGCGCACGCGCGGCCTTGGCCATCGGCAGCAGCAGTTCGCGCTCGCCGAGGATTTCCAGCGTGGCGGACAGGCGCTGCGCCAGTTCGGCGACGTCGCTGCCCTGGGGCAGCAGCTGCGCGGCGTTGCGGTCGACCAGGAACTGCGCGTTCTTGGTCTGGTGGTCGTCGACCGCCTGCGGGAACGGCACGAGCACGCTGCCGACACCGACCGCGCACAGCTCGGCGAGCGTGAGCGCACCGGCGCGGCAGATCACGATGTCGGCCCAGGCGTAGGCAGCGGCCATGTCGGCGATGAAGGGTTCGACCGAGGCCTCGACCCCGGCGTCGGCATAGGCGCGCACCGCGTCCTCGCGCATCTTCTCGCCGCACTGGTGGCGGATCTCGAAGCGCAGCGTGCGCGGCAACGACGCGATCGCCCTGGGCACGGCACCGTTGAGCGCGCGCGCGCCCTGGCTGCCGCCCAGCACCAGCAGGCGCAGCGGGCCTTCGCGGCCGGCGAAGCGCTGCTCCGGCGGCGCCACCGCCGCGATTTCCGCGCGCACCGGGTTGCCGACGACTTCCTCGTTGGCGAACGTCTGCGGGAAGCCGCTCAGCACGCGGCGCGCGAACTTCGCCAGCACGCGGTTGGTCATGCCCGGCGCGCGGTTCTGTTCGTGCACGATCAGCGGGATGCCCGCCAGCTTCGCAGCGAGGCCGCCGGGGCCCGCCGCGAAGCCACCGAAGCTCACCACGGCGCGAGGCTGGCGCTGACGCAACGTCTGGCGCGCGGCATTCACCGCACCGAGCAGCTTGAACGGCGCCGACAGCAGGGTCGCGATGCCCTTGCCGCGCACGCCACGCACCGCGATGGTATCGATGGCGATGCCGTGCTGCGGAACCAGGCGCGTCTCCATGCCGCCTTCGCTGCCCAGCCAGAGCACCGGCACGTCGCGCTCGCGCAACGCCTTGGCCACTGCCAGGCCGGGGAAGATGTGACCGCCCGTACCGCCGGCGAGGATCATCACCGGATGCAGCTCGGAATTGGTGGCGGCGACCGACGCGCTCATGCGGTCTTCCCCGCGGTCTTGCCGAACACCGGTTCCACGCGCTGGCGCAGGCGGCTGGTACCGCGCGTTTCGGCGGCGGTGACCACCGGCAGCGGCTGCGCGGTCGCGGGAACGTTCCCGGCCGCCGGCATTGCCGCCTCGCCACGCAGGCGCGCGACCTGGCGCTGCGCGCGGTCGAGCTCGAACGACACCCGCAGCAGCACGCCGAGCGCGGCGCAGGTCATCATCACGCTGGAGCCACCCGAGGAGATCAGCGGCAGGGTCAGGCCCTTGGTCGGCAGCAGGCCGAGGTTGACGCCGATCGAGACGAAGCTCTGCAGCGACATCCACAACGCGATGCCGAAGGCGACGTAGCCGGCGAAGTGGCGACGCATTTCCACGCACTTCAGCCCGATCCAGAACGCGCGGCCGGCCAGCGCCGCGTACAGCGCGATGATCGCGAACACGCCGACGAAGCCGAGCTCCTCCGCGATCACCGCGAGGATGAAGTCGGTGTGCGCCTCGGGCAGGTACGACAGCTTCTGCACCGACGCACCGAGGCCGACGCCGAACCATTCGCCGCGGCCCACGGCCATAAGCGCATTGGTCAGCTGGTAGCCGGAGCCGAACGGGTCGGCCCACGGGTCGCGGTACGACACCAGGCGCTGCACGCGGTACGGCTCCATCAGGATCATCAGCGCCAGCGCCGGCAACGCGCACAGCACCGGCAGCAGCATGCGCGGCAGGTTGGCGCCGCCCAGCACCAGCATGCCCGCGGTGATCGCCAGCAGCAGCGCGGACGAGCCGAAGTCCTTGTGGATCACCAGCAGGATGCCGACCAGCAGGCCGGCCACCGCGAGCACCTTGATCATCGCCTTCCACGTCGCACTGACTTCGTCGCGGAAGCGCGCGAGGTAACTCGACAGCCACACGATCAGCATCAGCTTGACCGCTTCCACCGGCTGGAAAGTGCCGATGCCGAGGTTCAGCCAGCGACGTGCGCCCTTGGCGGTGTAACCGATACCCGGCAGCACCACGAGCAGCAGCAGCACCAGCGCCGCGATCGGCAGGTAGCGGCTGTAGTGCTCGATCGTCTTCATTTCGGTGCGCATCGCCGCGATGGCGAGGCCGACACCGACGGCGACGAAGGCGACGTGGCGGGTCAGGTAGTAGAACGGGCCCGCGTCGCGGCCTTCGGCGATCGCGATCGACGCCGAACCGACCATCACCACGCCCAGGCACGCGAGCACGCACGAAATCACCAGCAGCCACGGATCGTAGCGGCCGCCGATTTCGTCGAGTCGTGTTGCCTGGCGCGAGAGGTCGTTCATCAGCGGATCTTGAGCGTGGCCAGGCCGACGAGGACGAGGATCACCGAGATGATCCAGAAGCGGACGATCACGCGCGGCTCCGGCCAGCCCTTCAGTTCGAAGTGGTGGTGGATCGGCGCCATGCGGAACACGCGCTTGCCGGTGAGCTTGAAGCTGGCCACCTGGATCATCACCGAGAGCGTCTCGATGACGAAGATGCCGCCCATGATCACCAGCACCAGTTCCTGGCGCACGATCACCGCGATCGCGCCGAGCACGGCGCCGAGCGCGAGCGCGCCGATGTCGCCCATGAACACCATGGCCGGATAGGTGTTGAACCAGAGGAAGCCCAGGCCGGCGCCGGCGATCGCGGCGCAGATGATCACCAGCTCGCCCGCCCCCGGCACCTGCGGGATCTGCAGGTAGTTGGAGAACACCGCGTTGCCCGAGGCGTAGGCGAACACGCCCAGCGCGCAGGCGACCAGCACGGTCGGCATGATCGCGAGGCCGTCGAGGCCGTCGGTCAGGTTCACCGCATTGGAGAAGCCGACGATCCACAGGTAGGTGATGGCGATGAAGAAGACCACGCCGGCCACGCCGACCAGCGGCAGCGCCACGTTCTTGAAGAACGGGATGTACAGCGTGGTCGCCGACTGCACGTCGGCGGTGTAGTACAGGAACAGGCCGGCGCCCAGGCCGATCACCGACTGCAGGAAGTACTTGGTGCGCGAACGCATGCCGTTGGGATCGCGCTTGACGATCTTGATCCAGTCGTCCCACCAGCCGATCGCGCCGCAGGCCACCATCACCGCGAGCACCAGCCACACGTAGCGGTTGCGCAGGTCGCCCCACAGCAGCACCGAGGCGAGGATGGTGAGCAGAATCAGCGCGCCGCCCATGGTCGGCGTACCGGCCTTGGAGAAGTGCGACTGCGGGCCGTCCTTGCGGATCGGCTGGCCGCCTTTGAGCTGGGCGAGGCGGCGGATCACCGCCGGGCCCCACCACAGCGACAGGAGCAGTGCGGTCAACGCGGCGAGGATGCCGCGGAAGGTCAGGTAGCCGAACAGGCCGAAGAGGCTCTGCAGCTGTTCCAGCCAGCGGAAAAGTTCAAGAAGCATGCGTCGCGCCCTCCCCGGCGGCAGACGATTCGGCGGCGAGTACCGCCTTGACGATCTTGTCCATCGCGCTGCCGCGCGAGCCCTTCACCAGCACGCGCACGCCCGCGCGCAGCTCGGCGAGCAGCGCGGCGGCGAGTACGTCGTGGTTGTCGTATTGCGAGGCGCCGTCGCCGAAGGCCTTGGCGGCTTCCGCGCTGAGCTCGCCGAACGCGTACAGGCGACGGATGCCCGCGGCCTTGGCACGGCGGCCCATCTCGGCGTGCATCTGCGCGGCATCGGCGCCGAGCTCGCGCATGTCGCCCAGCACCAGCCAGCCTTCGCCGCCACGGCTGGTCTCGGCCAGGGTATCGATGGCGGCGACGAGCGAGCCGGGATTGGCGTTGTAGCTGTCGTCGATCAGCACGGCGCCGTTGCGCAGGCGATGCGCGATCAGGCGACCGGCGACCGGCTCGGCGGCATTGAGGCCGGCGGCGATGGTGTCCAGCGCGACGCCCAGGCCCAGCGCGATCGACGCGGCGGCGAGCGCGTTGCGCACGTTGTGCCGGCCCGGCATGGCCAGGTCGACGGCGACCTCGCCTTGCGGCGCCACCAGCACGAAGCGCGAACCACCGTCGGTCGGCGCGATGTCGCGCGCGGTGACGTCGGCGGTGGCGTCGAGGCCGAAACGGATCAGGCGATGCCCGTGCGAGCGCTCGGCGAAGAACGGCGCGAAGGCCTCGTCGGCATTGATCACCGCGACGCCGTCTTCGGGCAGCGCGTCGTAGATCGCGCCCTTGGTGTCGGCGACGCCGAGCAGGCTGCCCATGCGCTCCAGGTGCGCCGGGGCGATGTTGTTGACGATGGCCACGTCGGGGCGCACCACGTCGGTCAGGTAGGCGATGTCGCCCGGCTTGCCCGCGCCCATCTCGTAGATGGCGAACTGCGCATCCTCGGGTGCATCGAGCACCGCCAGCGGCAGGCCGATCTCGTTGTTGCGGTTGCCCGGGTTGGCGTAGGCGCGGCCGGCACGGGCGAGGATGGCCAGCACCAGCGTCTTCACGCTGGTCTTGCCGTTGCTGCCGGTGATGCCGACGACCTTCACGTTGCCGCGTTCGCGCTGCACGGCGGCGGCGAACTCGGCCAGGGCGCGCTCGGTATCGGCCACGACTACCTGCGGCAACGCGCCGGACGCGTTCGACGCATCGACCAGGCGCGACACCAGGGCCGCGGCGACGCCGGCCTGCGCCGCGGCGCCGACGTGGTCGTGGCCGTCGAAGCGTTCGCCCTTGAGTGCGATGAACAGCGTGCGGCCGCCCACCAGCAGGGCTCGGGTGTCGGTGACGATGCCGTCGACCAGCACGTCTTCGCCGTGCAGGCGGCCGCCGGTCATGCGCGCGATGTCGGAAAGGCGCAGCGGCTTCATGATCGCTCCTGCGCATCCTGCGCACGCGAGCCTTGCGCATCCATGCGCGGCGCCCGTGCCTCCAGCGCCGCGCGCGCGACGTCGGTGTCGTCGAAGGGATACTGCACGCCGTTGATTTCCTGGTACGGCTCATGGCCCTTGCCGGCGATGAGCACGATGTCGTTCGCGCCGGCCTCGCCGATGGCGCGCGCGATGGCCGCGGCGCGATCGCGCTGCACGGTCACCGCATCGGCACGGGCAAAACCGGCAAGGATGTCGGCGACGATCCGGTCGCCGTCCTCGCTGCGCGGGTTGTCGTCGGTGACGATGACCTTGTCCGCGTTCGCCTCGGCAATCGCGGCCATCTGCGGGCGCTTGCCGCGGTCGCGCTCGCCGCCGCAGCCGAACACGCAGACCAGCCGCGCCTGCGCGTGGGCGCGCAGCGACTTCAAGGCCTGTTCCAGCGCATCGGGTGTGTGCGCGTAGTCGACGACGACCAGCGGGTTGGCGCCATCGCCGCCGAGGCGGTTCATGCGGCCGTGGATCGGCTGCAGCTGCGACAGCGTCGCGGCGATCTGCGCGAGCGGGTCGCCCAGCGCATGCAACACGCCGGCGACGGCCAGCAGGTTGTCGACGTTGAAGCGGCCGAGCAGCGGCGAACGCACCGTCGCCGATTCGTCCGCGCTCGCCAGTTCGAAGGCGATGCCGGCGCTGTCCAGGCGCAGCGCGCCGGCGCGCAGGCTGGCGCCGTCCGCGCCGCGCGAACTCAAACCGATCGCGCGGACGGTTGCCGGCAGCTGCACCTGCAACGCGCGGCCGAACGCGTCGTCGAGGTTGATCGCCGCTGCCTTCAGCCCCGGCCACGCGAACAAGCGCGCCTTGGCCGCGCCGTAGCTGTCCATGTCGCCGTGGTAGTCGAGGTGGTCGCGGGTGAGGTTGGTGAACACCGCGACGTCGAAATGCACGCCATCGACGCGTCCCTGGTCGAGCGCGTGCGAGCTGACTTCCATCGCCACCGCCTGCGCGCCGGCATCGTGCAACTGCGCGAGCAGGTCGTGCAGCTTCAGCACCAGCGGCGTGGTGAACCCGGTCGGGGTGACGTCGCCGTACAGGCCCGCGCCCAGCGTGCCGATCGTGCCGGCGCGGGTGCCGCGCAGCGTCCACGCCTGCGCCAGCAGCTGCACCGTCGAGGTCTTGCCGTTGGTACCGGTGACGCCGACCATCGTCAGCGCGTCGGTCACGCCGCCGTGGAAGCGGTCGGCGAGCTCGCCCAGGCGCGCACGCAGGTTCGGCACCGCGATCGCATCGGCGGGCGCAGGCAGGTCGGCCGGCGCCGGCGCTTCGAACAGGATCGCGCTCGCACCCGCGGCGCGCGCCTGCGCGACGAACTTCAGGCCATGCGCACCGAACCCGGCAATGGCGACGAAGGCGTGGCCGGGCCGAACTTCGCGGCTGTCCATCACCAGCCCGGAAACGACCAGGTCGCCGGGGATGCCGGCGACGTCGGGAAGCAGTTCGCGCAGGAGCATGGAGCGGCTCATTGCGCACCCCCGCTCACGGGCGTGGGCAGGGTCGCGTCGGCCAGCGGCGCGGCGGTGGCGTCCGGCAGCACCGGGCCTTCTTCGCCGCGCAGTTCGTTCGCGTGCTGCGCCTTGGTCTGCGCCGCCATCCACGTGTCGATGTCGTCCGGCGGCACGTCCATCAGGCGCAGCGCGCCATCCATCACGCTGCGGAACACCGGTGCCGACACCAGGCCACCGAAATAGCCCCGCTCCGGGTCGGGATCGTTGACGATCACCACCATCGAGAAGCGCGGGTTCTGCACCGGCACCACGCCCGCGAAGTACGACAGATAACGGCGGGTGTAACCGCCGGTTTCACTGAACTTGCGCGCCGTGCCGGTCTTGCCGGCGACGTGGTAGCCGAGGATCGCCGCCTGCGTGGCCGTGCCGCCGGTTTCGGTCACCGTCTGCATCATGCGCATGACTTCATGCGCGATCTGCGGGTCGAGCACCTGCTTCGGCTCGTGGCGCTCGCCCTTCACGAAGGTCGGCCGGATCAGCTTGCCGCCGTTGCCGAGCGCCGCGTACACCATCGCGATCTGCAGCGGCGTGGCCGACATGCCGTAGCCGTAGGACATCGTGGCCTTGGTCGTGCCGTACCAGCTCGGGCTGCCCGGCGCGGTGAGCACGCCCGAGGATTCGCCGGGGAAGCCGCTGCCCGGCTTCTGGCCGTAGCCGAACTGGTGCACGAAGTCGTAGAAGTACTTGTCGTCCATGCGCGCGGCGAGCTTGGCCGCGCCGATGTTCGAGCTCTTGGTGATGATGCCGGTGACGGTCTGGACGCCGTAGTTGCTGTGGTCGCGGATCGTGTACTTGCGATCCAGCGCCATCCAGCCCGGATTGAGGTCGATGCGCGTGTTCGGCGTGACGATGCGCGCGTTGAGCGCGGCGGCGACGGTGATCGGCTTCATCGTCGAGCCGGGCTCGAACACGTCGGTCACCGCGCGGTTGCGGTGCGCCTCGATGTTGCCCATCGCCGCCGCGTTCGGGTTGAAGCTGGGCAGGTTCACCATCGCCAGCACTTCGCCCGTGGCGACGTCCAGGATCACCGCCGAACCGCTGCTCGCGCCGGTCTTCGTCAGCTGGTTGCGCAGCTCGCGGTAGGCGAGGAACTGGATGCGGCGGTCGATGGTGAGGGTCAGGTCCTGGCCGGGCTCGGCGGCCTTGATCAGGTCGACGCTCTCGACGATGCGGCCCTGGCCGTCGCGGATCACCCGCTTGGAGCCGGGCTTGCCGCTGAGGATGTGGTCGAACGAGAGCTCGAGGCCTTCCTGCCCGCGATCGTCGACGTTGGTGAAGCCGAGCACGTGCGCCATCGCCTCACCCTGCGGGTAGAAGCGGCGGAATTCGCGCTGCGAGAACACGCCCGGGACGTTGTGCGCGAGGATGCGACGCGCCTGCTCGGGGCTGATGCGGCGCTTGAGGTACAGGAATTCCTTGTTCGCGCGCTGGCTGAGCTTGCGCGTCAGCACGTCCGCGGGCACGCCCAGCGCGGCCGCCAGTTCCGGGATGCGCGCCGGGTTGGCCAGCAGCTCCTTCGGATTGGCCCACACCGACTCCACCGGCGTGGACACCGCCAGCGGCTCGCCGTTGCGGTCGGTGATCATGCCGCGCGAGGTCGGGATCGGGATCTCGCGCAGCGAACGCGCCTGGCCCTGCTGCAGGTAGAAGTCGTTGTTCACCACCTGCACGTCGAAGGCGCGCACGACCAGCGCCAGCGAGCCCAGGCCGAGCACGCCGGCGACGATCAGCAGGCGCTTGCGCAGGTCCAGGCCGCCGCGCTGGTTGCGCGCGCGCGCGGCAACCGAGCCCTGCGCCGGCTGCGCGGCGATGCGCGCGCGCAGCGCGTCGGCGACCTTGCCGACGAGGTGCTGACGGTTGCGATCGTTACGCGCGCTCATGGCCGGGCCCTCATGGGCGAATCACCACGGTTTCGGCGCCTTCGGGAAACTTCATGCCAAGCCGGTCGCGCGCCACCTGGTCGATGCGGTTGCTCTCGGCCCAGGTCGCCTGCTCCAGTTGCAGGCGGCCGAATTCGATATTGAGCTCGTCACGGGCTTTTTCCAGCCGCGTGAC
It encodes:
- a CDS encoding UDP-N-acetylmuramoyl-tripeptide--D-alanyl-D-alanine ligase, giving the protein MKPLRLSDIARMTGGRLHGEDVLVDGIVTDTRALLVGGRTLFIALKGERFDGHDHVGAAAQAGVAAALVSRLVDASNASGALPQVVVADTERALAEFAAAVQRERGNVKVVGITGSNGKTSVKTLVLAILARAGRAYANPGNRNNEIGLPLAVLDAPEDAQFAIYEMGAGKPGDIAYLTDVVRPDVAIVNNIAPAHLERMGSLLGVADTKGAIYDALPEDGVAVINADEAFAPFFAERSHGHRLIRFGLDATADVTARDIAPTDGGSRFVLVAPQGEVAVDLAMPGRHNVRNALAAASIALGLGVALDTIAAGLNAAEPVAGRLIAHRLRNGAVLIDDSYNANPGSLVAAIDTLAETSRGGEGWLVLGDMRELGADAAQMHAEMGRRAKAAGIRRLYAFGELSAEAAKAFGDGASQYDNHDVLAAALLAELRAGVRVLVKGSRGSAMDKIVKAVLAAESSAAGEGATHAS
- the ftsW gene encoding putative lipid II flippase FtsW; translation: MNDLSRQATRLDEIGGRYDPWLLVISCVLACLGVVMVGSASIAIAEGRDAGPFYYLTRHVAFVAVGVGLAIAAMRTEMKTIEHYSRYLPIAALVLLLLVVLPGIGYTAKGARRWLNLGIGTFQPVEAVKLMLIVWLSSYLARFRDEVSATWKAMIKVLAVAGLLVGILLVIHKDFGSSALLLAITAGMLVLGGANLPRMLLPVLCALPALALMILMEPYRVQRLVSYRDPWADPFGSGYQLTNALMAVGRGEWFGVGLGASVQKLSYLPEAHTDFILAVIAEELGFVGVFAIIALYAALAGRAFWIGLKCVEMRRHFAGYVAFGIALWMSLQSFVSIGVNLGLLPTKGLTLPLISSGGSSVMMTCAALGVLLRVSFELDRAQRQVARLRGEAAMPAAGNVPATAQPLPVVTAAETRGTSRLRQRVEPVFGKTAGKTA
- a CDS encoding D-alanine--D-alanine ligase; this translates as MSIQFAAPRVTDPAVFGRVAVLMGGTSAEREVSLDSGRNVLEALRARGVDADAVDGIPALIEAIRHGGVDRVFNILHGNKGGGEDGVLQGLLEALGVPYTGPGVLGSALTMDKIRTKQVWIAAGLPTPRFARIAKGDDLAAAAKALGFPVFVKPSSEGSSVGVFRVLQEADLAPAIAFAQGYDGELLMEQMVQGDEYTVGILGETALPSIRIVPAGEWYDYHAKYIADDTQYLCPGMDGDAEDEIRGVALAAFKAAGCTGWGRVDVMRDRVRGLQLIEVNTAPGMTSHSLVPKAAGHVGIGFEELCWRILEQTVRSPLSNTTEAAPK
- a CDS encoding peptidoglycan D,D-transpeptidase FtsI family protein encodes the protein MSARNDRNRQHLVGKVADALRARIAAQPAQGSVAARARNQRGGLDLRKRLLIVAGVLGLGSLALVVRAFDVQVVNNDFYLQQGQARSLREIPIPTSRGMITDRNGEPLAVSTPVESVWANPKELLANPARIPELAAALGVPADVLTRKLSQRANKEFLYLKRRISPEQARRILAHNVPGVFSQREFRRFYPQGEAMAHVLGFTNVDDRGQEGLELSFDHILSGKPGSKRVIRDGQGRIVESVDLIKAAEPGQDLTLTIDRRIQFLAYRELRNQLTKTGASSGSAVILDVATGEVLAMVNLPSFNPNAAAMGNIEAHRNRAVTDVFEPGSTMKPITVAAALNARIVTPNTRIDLNPGWMALDRKYTIRDHSNYGVQTVTGIITKSSNIGAAKLAARMDDKYFYDFVHQFGYGQKPGSGFPGESSGVLTAPGSPSWYGTTKATMSYGYGMSATPLQIAMVYAALGNGGKLIRPTFVKGERHEPKQVLDPQIAHEVMRMMQTVTETGGTATQAAILGYHVAGKTGTARKFSETGGYTRRYLSYFAGVVPVQNPRFSMVVIVNDPDPERGYFGGLVSAPVFRSVMDGALRLMDVPPDDIDTWMAAQTKAQHANELRGEEGPVLPDATAAPLADATLPTPVSGGAQ
- the murG gene encoding undecaprenyldiphospho-muramoylpentapeptide beta-N-acetylglucosaminyltransferase, which translates into the protein MSASVAATNSELHPVMILAGGTGGHIFPGLAVAKALRERDVPVLWLGSEGGMETRLVPQHGIAIDTIAVRGVRGKGIATLLSAPFKLLGAVNAARQTLRQRQPRAVVSFGGFAAGPGGLAAKLAGIPLIVHEQNRAPGMTNRVLAKFARRVLSGFPQTFANEEVVGNPVRAEIAAVAPPEQRFAGREGPLRLLVLGGSQGARALNGAVPRAIASLPRTLRFEIRHQCGEKMREDAVRAYADAGVEASVEPFIADMAAAYAWADIVICRAGALTLAELCAVGVGSVLVPFPQAVDDHQTKNAQFLVDRNAAQLLPQGSDVAELAQRLSATLEILGERELLLPMAKAARALAKPDAAERVASIVLELSNKEHP
- the mraY gene encoding phospho-N-acetylmuramoyl-pentapeptide-transferase, with protein sequence MLLELFRWLEQLQSLFGLFGYLTFRGILAALTALLLSLWWGPAVIRRLAQLKGGQPIRKDGPQSHFSKAGTPTMGGALILLTILASVLLWGDLRNRYVWLVLAVMVACGAIGWWDDWIKIVKRDPNGMRSRTKYFLQSVIGLGAGLFLYYTADVQSATTLYIPFFKNVALPLVGVAGVVFFIAITYLWIVGFSNAVNLTDGLDGLAIMPTVLVACALGVFAYASGNAVFSNYLQIPQVPGAGELVIICAAIAGAGLGFLWFNTYPAMVFMGDIGALALGAVLGAIAVIVRQELVLVIMGGIFVIETLSVMIQVASFKLTGKRVFRMAPIHHHFELKGWPEPRVIVRFWIISVILVLVGLATLKIR
- the ftsL gene encoding cell division protein FtsL; this encodes MTWRLLLTVLVVANLASALAVVLARHQHRQLFVQVTRLEKARDELNIEFGRLQLEQATWAESNRIDQVARDRLGMKFPEGAETVVIRP
- a CDS encoding UDP-N-acetylmuramoyl-L-alanyl-D-glutamate--2,6-diaminopimelate ligase, giving the protein MSRSMLLRELLPDVAGIPGDLVVSGLVMDSREVRPGHAFVAIAGFGAHGLKFVAQARAAGASAILFEAPAPADLPAPADAIAVPNLRARLGELADRFHGGVTDALTMVGVTGTNGKTSTVQLLAQAWTLRGTRAGTIGTLGAGLYGDVTPTGFTTPLVLKLHDLLAQLHDAGAQAVAMEVSSHALDQGRVDGVHFDVAVFTNLTRDHLDYHGDMDSYGAAKARLFAWPGLKAAAINLDDAFGRALQVQLPATVRAIGLSSRGADGASLRAGALRLDSAGIAFELASADESATVRSPLLGRFNVDNLLAVAGVLHALGDPLAQIAATLSQLQPIHGRMNRLGGDGANPLVVVDYAHTPDALEQALKSLRAHAQARLVCVFGCGGERDRGKRPQMAAIAEANADKVIVTDDNPRSEDGDRIVADILAGFARADAVTVQRDRAAAIARAIGEAGANDIVLIAGKGHEPYQEINGVQYPFDDTDVARAALEARAPRMDAQGSRAQDAQERS
- the murC gene encoding UDP-N-acetylmuramate--L-alanine ligase, coding for MQHAGDLIASGGVGARVHFVGIGGVGMSGIAEVLCTLGYQVSGSDMADNAVTRRLASLGINVMRGHAAANVLGVDCIVVSSAIKRDNPELMEARSQRIPIVPRAEMLAELMRLKRGIAIAGTHGKTTTTSLLSSVLGEGGIDPTFVIGGKLLAAGANARLGTGEWLVAEADESDGSFLRLHPQIAIVTNIDADHLENYGGDFAKVKQAFDEFLHHLPFYGLAVLCIDDPEVAALAANTTRHVMTYGFAEHADVRAEDVVQHGPAMRYTLCLPDGSRTPVELALPGRHNVQNSLAAAAVGWQLGVDADAIARALQKFAGIGRRFNLLAQPTTAKGATVQLVDDYGHHPKELEAVFAAARGGWPDRRLVVAFQPHRYSRTRDLFDEFAAVLSTVDTLVLTEVYPAGEAPIAGADAKSLARAIRTRGRIDPIVVSGAGDLATVLPDVLNDGDLLLMMGAGDIGHAAQQIAANGFGETK